TTTCTAGACACCTCCCTTCCCCAGTCTGGGACCTGAGCAAGTCCAGAGTCTTGGTGGACAGAGGAGGGGCCTGCCCTTGCCAGTGCACCCCCCACGCCAGTCCTTTGGCTAGGACTCAAAGCGGCTTCGGAGCTGCTTGAACTTGGACTTGTTGTACTTAGTGATGAGGTCCAGTTTGCTGTGACCCAGGGTCAGCCGTTTCTCATCCCTGACCAGGTCACTGTTACCACCATTGAGGTGGCCACCCTTGGGACCCCCGGGCTCGGTTCTCTGCCTGGCCCCTTGCAACTGATGATACTTGGTGATGAGGTCCAGCTTGCTGTGGCCCAGGGTTAGCCGTTTCTCATCCCCAGACCCAGCTCCAGCCGTGCAAGCAGGGCTTGATATCGGGAGACCATTGGGCCCAGGCCCCTCACCACGGAATGGGCCGAACTTTGTGATGAGGTCCGGCTGGCTGTGCCCCAGGGTCTGCCGCCGCTCATCTGGAGCCTGTCTGGCAGGTCTGGCTAAGGAGTTGGTTTCAAGGGGCACTCTGGAGCCCTGGGCCTTGGGGTACTGCATCAGGAGGTCTGATTGGCCATGGCTTTGGTTTAGGGACAGCTTCCTGTCCTCCAGGGCCCGATCACCAGGTCTGAGGGAACTCGACTCAGGGGCACCCCCAGTACCCAGGGCTCGGGACAGGAGATCCAGCTGGCTGTCGGCCTGGCTTGGGGACAACCTCGTGTCCTCTGGGGCCTGCTCGCCAGGCCGAAGGGGGCCTGAGTTGGGGGTAACCCCAGAGTCAGGGTCTCCCACTTCTCGGGCTCTGGGGAAGGGGACAAGGAGATCCAGCTGGCCACGGCTCTGGCTTGGAGAtgccttcttctccttctcctccactGTCTCCAGGGCTGTGCCAGGTACCCATCGACCCCACAGGGGGCTGGGCTCTTGGCTTCCTGGGAGCCCATTCTCTGGGAATCGGGACAGAGCTGGGACACCCCGATGGAACTGGAGGAGGGGCCGGGAGCGAGGAAGCAGAGGTGACCCCACTGCCAAGGTCAAGGGGCTGGTACTATTATGGTTGAGGGCAGGGGAGGACTGGGACCACGGGTATGCCCCTAGCTTGCCGAGGTTGGCCCTGTAGAGCCCAGGAGGGGAGCCGTGGTTAGGGTCTGACAGTTGGCGATGTAGGGAGGTCTGGCCACTGGCCTCACGGCGGGCGGGACCCAGGGACGAGGACACTACACCCATGTCACTGCAATCACCACCTCCTGGTAGAGTGAGGTAGGAGGAGCAACCCATAAGCGGTGACCGCTTGATGCTGCTGAGGCTGGTGCTGGAGGGCGGGGACGACGTGGGGCTTGGGACGCCAGGCCTGAAGGCTAGGGCCACAGGGGGAGGACGCAGTGCCCGGGGAGACAGCGGGTCCTCACCACCACAGAAGCCCTCCACAGGCCGCGACTCAGCGTACAGACAGCGAAACTCCTGGTCAAAGTCTTCCACGATGCggcccctcagctgcagcaccATGCTAGTGTGGGCCTGGCTGCAAAGCCAGGTGAAGCTGGGGGCAGAGGGACAGCGGGGTCAGGAGGCAAAGTGCAGGACCCTGGGGGTCAGCAGGAGTCACAGCCAGGGGTGCATACCTGGTCCAGCACACTAGACCCAAACCCCACCACCACGAGGGCTCACAGCGAGGGGCAGAGCTCCGACTCCAGAGTCTGTGCTTGCCCTAGCCCTGCTTAGTGGGCCTGGGCACATGGCTGCCCTCAGGGCCCCaacttccccatctgtaaaatggacttgGGGGAGGTTCCCTGAAGTCACTCCAGTTCCACTGTGCATAGTCATTTTCTATGCCAAGGGTATTAAAGTAATCATTCCCCTAGAGTGAGCTCCTCCAGGGCCGACGTCCCCGACACCCTCCCCCGAGCCTGGCATGATgtctggcacatggcaggtgctCAGTCCGTGTCCGAAGGGATGGATGAGTGGAGGGAAGCTCAGAGCTGCCAGCCAGTGGTGCAGCCCCAGGCCCCCCTCGCCTCCTCGCGCCTGCTCACCTGTAGCTGCCCGCCACCACTTGCTCACAGTCGATGAGGACAAACTTCTCCAGGGCCTGCCCCGTGAAGCGGCGGCCAGCCTTGCTGCAGTATGTGTCCCCACACGTGCTCCGCACACGCATGTTCTAGGTGGAAGTAGGTTGGGAGTGACCTTGAGAGAGTGAGGTCTCAAGCCATGTCTCTGCCCCATGGGGTCTCTAACTCCAGACAGCTAAGGGAACCCACCCCCCACTCCCATTGCCCCCCAGTGCTGACTGGCCACCCACTGGCTCCCTTGCCCTCCCTGACTCCCCGCCCACACCCCTGGTTACTGCCCCTGGTCCTCACTGACCGGCAGGTGCCCCCCATTGAGGTCCATCTTGTAGCACATCTCCAGGAAGTGCCTCAGGTGCTCCTGGGCCAGGAGCAGGTACACAGGGACACCACGCCGGCTTGAGGCCTCCATGAGGTCACACAGAAGCTCCATGTCAGTGAATATGTCCATCACCACAGCCACCACCTGAGTTGGGGAAGGCACATGAAAGTTCAGCACTGCCCAGGGCACTCCCCACATCCAGCCAAGCCTGGGGCAGGAACCTGGGCCCCAGGAAAAGAGCACTGGACTGAAAATCAGGAGACCAGAGCCTTCAAGAGCAACTGAACAGGAAGGGCATTTAGCAGTGACCTAGCCCAGGGCTTCTTAACTTGGGCACAGGCAGATTtgactgtcttctttttttttaagggtcagtgtctgtctcactctgttgcccaggctgcagtgcagtggtgtgatcatagctcacttctgtctagaactcccaggctcaagcaatctcctcccaactcagcctcccaagtagctggtattataggcatgtgccactatacctggctaatttttttttttttttttttttgagacagagtctcactctgttgcccaggctggagtgtagtggcacgatctcagctcactgcaacctctgccttccgggttcaagcgattctcatgcctcagcctctcaagtagctggaatttcaggcatccgctaccatgctcagctaattttctgtatttttaatagagatggagtttcaccatgttggccaggctggtctcaaactcccgaccttgtgatctgcccgcctcggactcccaaagtgctgggattacaggtgtgagccaccacgcccggtcgctaatttttttaattctaattttttgtagagatgggggtctcacaagttggtcttgaactcctggcctcaagcgatcctcccacctcagcctcccaaagcactgggattacagtcaaaTCCCAGCCCAGATTTGACTGTCTTGAACCCCTAGCTGTTTGAAAGCATTTGTGTGCATCCTTCTGTGCACCGAGTGTTTATCCACCATCAGATTCCCAAAGATGACTGCGGATTAGCTGTGCTAGTCCAATGCTCCCTCTGCACTGAGCCCCAGATGGGACAGAAGTGAGAAGGAGAACCCAGACCCCAATTCCCAGGCAAGTTCCTGGCACTCCCCCGACTAACTCCAGCCCAGCTCTGACCCAGGGACTGTCTGTCTGAGGCTCCCTTCTCCAGGGTCACAGCTACAAGCCACTTACTGGGGTCTTCACTGCCCTTTCTcagccctgcctcagtttccctgtgaaGCCACAGAGGTCTGGTGTGACCCCTTACACTGCAGACTCTCTTACTTGCACCCATGCCAAATGGATCCAAGTTTTCTGCTCAGttgagggctgggctggggcttgTGCCTCCATCCCATATAAAGGGCTGCCTCAAAGAGGCCCCTGAAACCTTCTTGGCACCTCCCAGCCCCCAGCTGGCCTTTCTTCCCATGGCACATATCTGCTATGAGAGTCTCCTCTCCCAGGCAGGGCCAAGAGGCAGGAGGTACAGAGCATAGCACTCTAGCTCTGGAGTCAGAAAGAACTGGGTTCAAACCTGGACTCTATCACTTCCTGGTGACACAGCTTTGGGTGAGTCGCTTCACCTCTGGAAGCCTCaccttcctcatctgttaagtgGAGATAATGATAGCCATGTCTCAGAGTTACGgggaattaaatgtgaaaatgcTGAAGACATAACAGAGCTCTATACACATTGGGC
The Pongo pygmaeus isolate AG05252 chromosome 21, NHGRI_mPonPyg2-v2.0_pri, whole genome shotgun sequence DNA segment above includes these coding regions:
- the FAM83C gene encoding protein FAM83C; translation: MFGGPGPGGLGAQGMAGPLRGRVDELKLPWWRESSPLVLRHSEAARLAADALLERGETAYLRVISEERELPFLSALDVDYMTSHVRGGPELSEAQGQEASGPDRLSLLSEVTSGTYFPMASDIDPPDLDLGWPEMPQATGFSPTQAVVHFQRDKAKNIKDLLRFLFSQARTVVAVVMDIFTDMELLCDLMEASSRRGVPVYLLLAQEHLRHFLEMCYKMDLNGGHLPNMRVRSTCGDTYCSKAGRRFTGQALEKFVLIDCEQVVAGSYSFTWLCSQAHTSMVLQLRGRIVEDFDQEFRCLYAESRPVEGFCGGEDPLSPRALRPPPVALAFRPGVPSPTSSPPSSTSLSSIKRSPLMGCSSYLTLPGGGDCSDMGVVSSSLGPARREASGQTSLHRQLSDPNHGSPPGLYRANLGKLGAYPWSQSSPALNHNSTSPLTLAVGSPLLPRSRPLLQFHRGVPALSRFPENGLPGSQEPSPLWGRWVPGTALETVEEKEKKASPSQSRGQLDLLVPFPRAREVGDPDSGVTPNSGPLRPGEQAPEDTRLSPSQADSQLDLLSRALGTGGAPESSSLRPGDRALEDRKLSLNQSHGQSDLLMQYPKAQGSRVPLETNSLARPARQAPDERRQTLGHSQPDLITKFGPFRGEGPGPNGLPISSPACTAGAGSGDEKRLTLGHSKLDLITKYHQLQGARQRTEPGGPKGGHLNGGNSDLVRDEKRLTLGHSKLDLITKYNKSKFKQLRSRFES